One genomic window of Desulfovibrio gilichinskyi includes the following:
- a CDS encoding response regulator encodes MKNKYSLSLIFTRTFLIPTIILVVLTGVGCYHMFRSESDSYEKIVKVNAKMYNRLLAQKMSLDLKNMFNDIELACSYIDVQRFLKSRNPVKRSDLELEYISLCNIRKVYDQVRILGLDGMELIRVNYNDGYPAAVAPDKLQNKNNRYYFRNSLELKRGEIYVSPFDLNVENGEIEQPLKPMIRVTMPIYDDDGQKIGFAVLNYLGQKLLDGLAMNSEKFKNPMISPMLLNNESYWLFSPDKSQEWAFMYQDRKGINLKHLKPEAWKQIYSSLNGQFTTGDGLYTFDTIIVAPESKIAEVSWNGRNWKIVCLIPASTFDAILLDTSSRYLLVFLCIFLIILFGTLTRANFIKARASGQKKLEAAKQAAEDANRAKSDFLARMSHEIRTPMNAIIGLTHLALKTEMTPKQHDYLTKVDISAKSLLGIINDILDFSKIEAGRLELEKTEFLLDDVFNDILNILGLQAGQKGLELILMVRSTVPNMLVGDRLRLGQVLMNLTGNSIKFTGSGEIVISAELIEDTDKIAVIRFSVKDSGIGISPKQAAALFQPFSQADGSISRRFGGTGLGLVISKKLVTLMGGTMELKSEAGKGSEFIFTIPFQLQEPGKRELYLYPEEIRGMRVLVVDDSRMFRMVLDKVLQSFTFRVDAAESGEQALELLHRYDESDCFKLVITDWRMPDIDGIELAEKIKYSENLVNVPKVIMLTAYGNEEVRYRAEKVDLDGFMLKPFDRSIMFDTIMEVFSYNDYRLNKVVSTEGKAVPSFNINGTHVLLAEDNDINQQVAREILEDAGVTVSIANNGKEALEMIKTNAYSAVLMDIQMPVMDGLQAVKIIREDENLQSLPVIAMTAHALVGDREKSLLAGMNDHITKPIDPDILIATLSKWLPENPELKSGQEGAQNFLYEVPSIFNQLSEINVKKAISRLRGNTELFKKLLISFVHECDDLYAKLISHISKGENKDAQLLAHSMRGTSGNISAESLQYLFQEIENSLSNGADIEQSLLDDLEAEKNLVIKEIFKVFPQAGDNKYIRLRDEENDIIALSDARKLLPKLRDMAELLKKHDIESQDVYNSIKPQLTGAAPNFSKELGESLGKFDFTYSQTIVEGFIAKYEQESE; translated from the coding sequence ATGAAAAATAAGTATAGTTTGTCATTGATCTTCACTCGAACTTTTCTGATTCCGACCATTATCCTTGTGGTTCTGACCGGGGTGGGCTGCTACCATATGTTCCGTTCCGAGTCTGATTCGTACGAAAAAATAGTTAAGGTCAATGCGAAGATGTATAATCGCCTGTTAGCACAGAAGATGAGTCTGGATCTCAAAAATATGTTTAACGATATCGAGTTAGCTTGCAGTTATATTGATGTGCAGCGGTTTTTAAAAAGTCGTAATCCTGTTAAACGTTCCGATTTGGAATTAGAATATATTTCGCTGTGTAATATTCGCAAGGTTTATGATCAGGTTAGAATTCTTGGACTCGATGGCATGGAACTGATTCGTGTAAATTATAACGATGGATACCCGGCAGCCGTTGCACCGGATAAACTTCAAAATAAAAACAACCGTTATTATTTCAGGAACTCGTTAGAGTTAAAGCGCGGCGAAATTTATGTTTCTCCGTTTGATCTGAATGTTGAAAACGGAGAGATAGAGCAGCCTTTAAAACCCATGATCCGGGTCACTATGCCTATTTACGATGATGACGGGCAAAAAATTGGTTTCGCTGTGCTTAACTATCTAGGACAGAAATTACTTGACGGTCTAGCTATGAATTCCGAAAAATTTAAAAATCCTATGATATCCCCAATGCTCTTAAATAATGAAAGTTACTGGTTGTTCTCTCCGGACAAATCTCAGGAGTGGGCTTTCATGTATCAGGATCGTAAAGGTATTAATTTAAAACATCTCAAACCTGAAGCATGGAAGCAAATATACTCATCTTTAAATGGGCAGTTCACCACTGGAGACGGTCTTTATACGTTCGACACCATCATTGTTGCGCCTGAAAGCAAAATTGCGGAAGTCAGTTGGAATGGACGTAACTGGAAAATAGTTTGCCTGATTCCTGCGTCAACATTCGACGCGATTCTTTTGGACACTTCATCACGCTATCTACTTGTGTTTTTATGTATTTTTTTGATTATACTTTTCGGAACTCTGACAAGAGCAAATTTTATTAAAGCGCGGGCTAGCGGGCAGAAAAAATTAGAAGCGGCTAAGCAGGCGGCAGAAGATGCCAATCGGGCTAAAAGTGATTTTCTGGCGCGAATGAGTCATGAAATCAGAACTCCTATGAATGCAATTATCGGTCTGACACATCTGGCCCTTAAGACGGAAATGACCCCAAAGCAGCATGATTATCTGACGAAGGTTGATATTTCTGCAAAGTCTTTGCTCGGTATAATAAATGACATATTGGATTTCTCTAAAATAGAGGCAGGCAGGCTTGAACTTGAAAAAACTGAGTTTCTTTTGGATGATGTGTTTAATGATATACTTAACATACTTGGCCTTCAAGCAGGGCAGAAAGGGCTCGAACTTATACTTATGGTAAGAAGCACAGTCCCCAATATGCTTGTAGGGGATAGATTGCGTCTTGGACAGGTGTTAATGAATCTGACAGGGAATTCCATAAAATTTACTGGATCAGGCGAGATTGTCATCTCAGCTGAACTTATCGAAGATACAGATAAAATAGCGGTAATAAGGTTCTCAGTTAAGGATTCCGGTATTGGTATTTCTCCGAAGCAGGCTGCAGCTTTGTTTCAGCCTTTCAGTCAGGCTGACGGTTCCATTTCAAGACGGTTCGGCGGCACTGGGCTCGGTTTAGTCATCAGCAAAAAGTTAGTTACGCTGATGGGCGGAACCATGGAGCTGAAAAGTGAGGCAGGAAAAGGAAGTGAATTTATTTTTACTATTCCGTTTCAATTACAGGAACCGGGTAAAAGGGAACTCTATCTTTACCCTGAAGAAATCAGAGGCATGCGTGTTTTGGTGGTGGACGACAGCCGCATGTTCCGAATGGTTCTGGATAAGGTGTTACAGTCGTTCACTTTTAGAGTGGACGCGGCTGAGAGCGGGGAGCAGGCTTTAGAGTTGCTGCATCGTTATGACGAGTCAGACTGTTTTAAGCTGGTTATCACAGATTGGCGAATGCCTGATATCGACGGTATCGAGTTAGCTGAAAAAATTAAGTATTCTGAAAACTTGGTTAATGTTCCTAAAGTTATCATGTTGACAGCATACGGGAATGAAGAAGTTCGTTACAGAGCCGAAAAAGTGGATCTTGACGGGTTCATGCTCAAACCTTTCGATAGGTCGATTATGTTTGATACTATTATGGAAGTCTTTTCATATAATGATTATCGATTGAATAAAGTTGTTTCCACAGAAGGTAAAGCAGTCCCTTCTTTTAATATTAATGGAACTCATGTTTTGCTGGCGGAGGATAATGATATTAACCAGCAGGTTGCGCGTGAAATACTTGAAGATGCAGGAGTGACAGTTTCAATCGCTAACAATGGGAAAGAGGCTCTCGAAATGATTAAGACTAATGCTTACAGTGCCGTGCTTATGGATATTCAGATGCCCGTGATGGATGGATTGCAAGCTGTTAAAATTATTCGGGAAGATGAAAACCTGCAATCTCTTCCGGTTATAGCCATGACTGCACATGCTCTTGTCGGGGACAGGGAAAAAAGTCTGCTTGCAGGAATGAATGATCATATTACCAAGCCTATTGATCCTGATATACTTATTGCAACCCTTTCCAAATGGTTGCCGGAAAACCCTGAACTTAAGTCTGGACAGGAAGGGGCGCAAAACTTCCTTTATGAAGTCCCTTCTATATTCAATCAATTATCTGAAATAAATGTTAAAAAGGCAATCAGCAGGCTTCGCGGAAATACAGAACTTTTTAAAAAACTCCTCATCAGTTTTGTGCATGAGTGTGATGACCTTTACGCAAAATTAATCTCTCACATATCTAAAGGAGAGAATAAAGATGCACAGCTTCTCGCCCATTCTATGAGAGGTACTTCCGGCAATATTAGTGCTGAAAGTTTGCAATATCTTTTTCAGGAAATCGAAAACTCGCTTAGTAACGGAGCGGATATTGAACAATCACTATTAGATGATCTTGAAGCAGAAAAAAATTTGGTTATTAAAGAAATTTTTAAAGTATTTCCTCAAGCCGGAGATAATAAATATATCCGGTTACGTGATGAGGAAAATGATATTATCGCACTAAGTGATGCTCGGAAGCTGTTGCCTAAACTTAGGGATATGGCAGAGTTATTAAAAAAGCATGATATTGAGTCTCAGGATGTTTACAACTCTATTAAGCCTCAATTGACCGGAGCCGCACCAAATTTTTCAAAAGAACTTGGTGAAAGTCTTGGTAAATTCGATTTCACCTATAGCCAAACAATTGTTGAGGGCTTTATTGCAAAATATGAGCAGGAGAGTGAATAA
- a CDS encoding ATP-binding response regulator, protein MDKPRILVVDDTVDNLEILSGLLRPNYRVSVATNGADALRMVLSNDPPSLVLLDIMMPGIDGYQVCKTMKQNKGTRDIPIIFVTAISEIENEEMGLNLGAVDYIIKPFNPAIVLARVKTHLSLYSQTVLLQNLVRERTFELEKAKEAADMANKAKSIFLANMSHELRTPLNGIIGMTQLLSESNPTELQKCFLEDALASCSRMLTMVNDLLELSRVEAGKVACCPCSFKTRESIDQVIQFYREQANEKELKLTCSFEANIPTYLCGDISHVRQILMNLLNNSFRYTKSGFIDVSVKLWGENNEGASQNSSLILCFAVKDSGIGIAAEKQADIFEAFAIGEDFLTKTYSGAGLGLSISKRLVELMDGHIWLDSREGVGTTVYFTIPCAAVS, encoded by the coding sequence ATGGATAAGCCTAGAATTCTTGTAGTTGATGACACCGTAGATAATTTGGAAATATTAAGTGGATTATTGCGCCCGAACTATAGAGTCAGCGTCGCAACAAACGGGGCCGATGCTCTGCGAATGGTATTATCTAATGACCCTCCTTCCCTTGTTTTGCTTGATATCATGATGCCGGGAATCGACGGATACCAGGTTTGTAAAACGATGAAACAAAATAAGGGCACTCGAGATATTCCAATAATTTTTGTGACAGCAATAAGCGAAATTGAAAATGAAGAAATGGGATTAAACCTCGGGGCTGTGGACTACATAATAAAACCATTTAATCCTGCTATTGTTTTGGCAAGAGTAAAGACTCATCTTTCATTGTACAGCCAGACGGTGTTGCTTCAAAACCTTGTCCGCGAACGGACTTTCGAACTTGAAAAGGCCAAGGAAGCGGCTGATATGGCTAATAAAGCTAAAAGCATATTTCTAGCTAATATGAGCCATGAACTAAGGACTCCGCTTAACGGCATTATCGGAATGACTCAGCTCCTTTCGGAAAGCAATCCAACTGAATTGCAGAAATGTTTTCTGGAGGACGCACTGGCTTCCTGTTCCAGGATGCTGACAATGGTTAATGATCTATTGGAACTGTCCCGTGTTGAAGCCGGTAAAGTAGCTTGCTGCCCTTGCAGTTTCAAAACTAGAGAGAGTATTGATCAAGTTATTCAGTTTTATCGAGAGCAGGCAAATGAAAAAGAACTCAAGCTTACCTGTTCATTCGAAGCAAATATTCCAACTTATTTATGCGGTGACATTAGTCACGTCCGTCAAATCTTAATGAATCTGCTTAATAATTCATTCCGCTATACCAAAAGCGGATTTATAGATGTTTCAGTTAAATTATGGGGAGAAAATAATGAGGGGGCCAGCCAAAATTCTTCTTTAATTCTCTGTTTTGCTGTCAAAGACAGCGGAATAGGTATAGCCGCTGAAAAACAGGCTGATATTTTCGAAGCTTTTGCTATAGGCGAAGATTTTCTGACGAAGACTTACAGCGGTGCAGGATTGGGGCTTTCCATTTCAAAGCGTCTAGTTGAATTGATGGACGGACATATTTGGCTTGATAGTCGCGAAGGCGTCGGCACAACAGTCTATTTTACCATCCCATGTGCGGCAGTAAGCTAA
- a CDS encoding GlsB/YeaQ/YmgE family stress response membrane protein, translated as MHGLIWFVLVGLVAGWLAGMLMKGGGYGVIGDIVVGILGAVLGGFLFGSIGIGANGFLGLIIISTAGAVILIFLLRLVKRL; from the coding sequence ATGCATGGATTAATCTGGTTTGTTCTGGTGGGGCTGGTTGCCGGATGGCTGGCCGGAATGCTTATGAAAGGCGGCGGCTACGGTGTCATCGGAGATATTGTCGTAGGTATTCTTGGCGCGGTGCTTGGTGGATTCCTTTTTGGATCTATCGGTATCGGTGCGAACGGATTTCTAGGGTTGATAATTATTTCTACGGCCGGAGCGGTTATTTTGATCTTTCTTTTGCGTCTTGTTAAAAGGCTCTGA
- a CDS encoding glycyl-radical enzyme activating protein — protein MMRWKERQHKFSLKDKDKGPLTGLVFDIQRFAVHDGGGIRTLVFLKGCPLKCKWCQNPESMSSKPEIMRIPHHCISCVKCATLCPEQAISIKENFKVEIDRDRCTYCGECVEKCYAGSMTIVGRYMTVDEVMEEVERDRPFYNTSKGGVTFSGGEPTLQSDFLIKALQEAKKRSLHTAIESCCLCPQETFAEVMKYTDLVLTDIKHIDSAKHKELTGAPNEQILSNIKMAAEMGKKLRIRIPLIPGCNDSAENIEAVAKFVGALGDAVEGLDILPYHRLGEPKWEQLDREYVLHGVMPPDRDHVYALRDLVLPHCPNVSVGG, from the coding sequence ATGATGAGATGGAAGGAACGGCAGCATAAATTCAGTTTAAAGGATAAAGACAAAGGACCGCTCACGGGACTGGTCTTTGATATACAGCGTTTTGCTGTCCATGACGGCGGAGGCATTCGCACTCTGGTCTTTTTGAAAGGATGCCCCTTGAAATGCAAATGGTGCCAAAATCCTGAATCCATGAGCAGTAAGCCGGAAATTATGCGCATACCTCACCACTGCATAAGCTGCGTAAAATGTGCAACGCTTTGCCCTGAGCAGGCTATTAGCATTAAAGAAAATTTCAAAGTTGAAATTGACCGCGATAGATGCACTTATTGCGGCGAATGTGTTGAAAAATGTTATGCAGGATCAATGACAATTGTGGGCCGCTACATGACCGTTGACGAAGTGATGGAAGAAGTTGAACGCGATCGCCCTTTTTATAATACATCCAAAGGCGGCGTGACATTTTCCGGCGGAGAACCCACATTGCAATCTGATTTTTTGATCAAAGCATTGCAGGAAGCCAAAAAAAGATCCCTGCATACAGCAATTGAATCCTGTTGCCTGTGCCCGCAAGAAACCTTTGCGGAAGTTATGAAATATACAGATCTGGTACTGACCGACATCAAACATATTGATTCAGCTAAACATAAAGAGCTCACCGGAGCACCAAATGAGCAGATTTTAAGCAACATCAAAATGGCCGCAGAAATGGGCAAAAAACTGCGCATAAGAATTCCGCTCATTCCGGGCTGTAATGATTCAGCAGAAAACATTGAAGCGGTAGCTAAATTTGTCGGTGCACTTGGAGATGCTGTGGAAGGTCTCGACATCCTCCCTTACCACCGTCTTGGCGAACCCAAATGGGAACAACTGGACCGCGAATATGTCCTCCACGGAGTAATGCCTCCGGACCGCGATCATGTTTATGCTTTAAGAGATCTTGTACTTCCGCACTGTCCGAATGTTTCAGTCGGTGGTTAA
- a CDS encoding glycyl radical protein, whose translation MTKNKPNVEIPKTVGTSERVEKILDRFLNTTPSICAERAELITESYKETEGLPMPTRRAKALEKILSGMSIFIQDDEILVGNQCSMPRSAPIFPEFSCKWVEEELDRLAKRTSDVFLISEDVKAKLRKAFAYWDGKTVNEIASKLMPEESLEAHNEVVFTVGNYFYNGVGHISANYDKVLKLGLNAVIAQAEAKLAEIDFSDPSQLNKMHFLKSVVTANKAVIAFAERFAVLAEKMASACDDSERRAELIEIARICRKVPAQPAESFQEAMQAFWFIHLVIQIESNGHSISPMRFDQYMNPFLQADSISVEKAQELLDMLWVKFSELNKVRDENSSMAFAGYPMFMNLIVGGQKRDGSDATNTMSYLILQASANTKLYAPSLSIRIHEGTPDPLYKKAAELSRMGMGYPAYYNDRVIVPALLARGLEREDARDYGIIGCVEPQVGGKTEGWHDAAFYNMAKIIELCLNDGVDQRTGKQLGPKSGSMKTFKSFEDLMASYTQQTAHFVKLMAAADNAVDMTHGKHCPLPFLSSLVDDCISKGISLQEGGAHYNFTGPQGVGVANAGDSLTAIKKIVFDDKALTLEQLQEALANNFEGQEDLRQMLVNRAPKYGNDDDYADEIAKEAALIYCKEVNKYTNPRGGKFQPGLYPASANVPLGSVVTATPDGRKAWTPLADGVSPISGYDSCGPTASVLSVAKLDHEIASNGTLLNQKFHPSAIEGEKGLENLKAVTEAYFQNGGFHVQYNVISRETLLDAQANPEKHKGLVVRVAGYSAFFTALDKSLQDDILARTEQNF comes from the coding sequence ATGACTAAGAATAAACCTAATGTAGAAATTCCCAAGACTGTGGGTACTTCAGAGCGTGTAGAAAAAATCCTTGATCGTTTTTTAAACACAACACCTTCAATCTGCGCAGAACGTGCCGAGCTGATCACTGAATCCTATAAGGAAACAGAAGGATTGCCCATGCCGACTCGCCGCGCAAAGGCTCTGGAAAAGATTCTCTCCGGCATGTCAATTTTCATTCAGGACGATGAAATTTTGGTCGGTAACCAGTGCTCCATGCCTCGCTCTGCTCCGATTTTTCCGGAATTTTCCTGCAAATGGGTTGAAGAGGAACTGGACCGCCTCGCAAAAAGGACTTCCGACGTTTTCCTTATTTCTGAAGATGTTAAAGCCAAACTGCGCAAAGCTTTCGCATACTGGGACGGCAAAACTGTTAATGAAATTGCTTCCAAGCTCATGCCTGAAGAATCTCTTGAAGCACACAATGAAGTTGTGTTCACCGTCGGCAACTACTTCTACAACGGCGTAGGCCACATTTCCGCCAACTATGATAAAGTACTAAAACTCGGCCTCAATGCTGTTATTGCTCAGGCTGAAGCTAAACTGGCTGAAATTGATTTCTCAGATCCTTCACAGCTTAATAAAATGCATTTTCTGAAATCAGTTGTCACAGCCAACAAAGCTGTTATCGCTTTTGCAGAACGTTTTGCAGTGCTGGCAGAAAAAATGGCATCCGCATGTGATGATTCAGAGCGCAGAGCCGAACTTATTGAAATAGCCCGCATCTGCCGCAAAGTTCCCGCCCAGCCTGCTGAATCCTTTCAGGAAGCAATGCAGGCATTCTGGTTCATCCATCTGGTTATCCAGATTGAATCAAACGGTCACTCCATTTCACCGATGCGCTTTGACCAATACATGAATCCCTTCCTTCAGGCTGACAGCATTTCTGTTGAAAAGGCACAGGAACTGCTGGACATGCTGTGGGTCAAGTTCTCTGAACTTAACAAAGTTCGTGACGAAAACTCCTCTATGGCTTTTGCAGGCTACCCCATGTTTATGAACCTGATAGTTGGCGGACAGAAACGTGACGGCTCTGATGCCACAAACACGATGTCCTATCTTATCCTGCAAGCGAGCGCCAATACTAAGCTTTATGCGCCTTCACTATCCATCCGCATTCACGAAGGAACACCTGATCCGTTATACAAGAAAGCCGCTGAACTCAGCCGTATGGGAATGGGGTATCCCGCATACTACAATGACCGCGTTATTGTACCGGCTCTTCTGGCTCGCGGTCTTGAACGTGAAGATGCTCGTGATTACGGTATCATCGGCTGCGTAGAACCTCAGGTCGGCGGCAAAACCGAAGGCTGGCATGACGCAGCTTTCTACAACATGGCAAAAATTATTGAGCTTTGCCTCAATGACGGTGTTGACCAACGCACCGGAAAACAACTTGGTCCTAAATCAGGAAGCATGAAAACCTTCAAATCTTTTGAAGATCTCATGGCTTCATACACACAGCAGACAGCTCATTTCGTAAAACTTATGGCTGCTGCTGACAACGCTGTTGATATGACCCACGGTAAACATTGTCCGCTTCCATTCCTGTCATCTCTCGTTGACGACTGCATTTCCAAAGGAATTTCCTTGCAGGAAGGCGGAGCTCATTACAACTTCACAGGGCCGCAGGGCGTAGGTGTTGCCAACGCAGGTGACTCCTTAACTGCTATCAAAAAGATCGTTTTTGACGATAAAGCTCTGACTCTTGAACAGCTTCAGGAAGCACTCGCCAACAACTTCGAAGGACAGGAAGACCTGCGCCAGATGCTCGTCAACCGTGCTCCTAAGTACGGCAATGATGACGATTACGCAGATGAAATTGCTAAGGAAGCAGCTCTTATCTACTGCAAAGAAGTCAACAAATACACCAACCCTCGCGGTGGTAAATTCCAGCCGGGCCTCTACCCTGCTTCTGCAAACGTGCCTTTAGGTTCCGTTGTAACGGCAACTCCTGACGGACGCAAAGCATGGACACCACTTGCTGACGGTGTATCACCTATATCCGGTTACGACTCCTGCGGTCCTACCGCATCTGTTCTATCCGTTGCAAAACTGGATCATGAGATTGCATCCAACGGAACACTGCTGAACCAGAAATTCCATCCTTCCGCAATCGAAGGAGAAAAAGGACTGGAGAATCTCAAAGCCGTTACCGAAGCTTACTTCCAAAACGGCGGATTCCATGTGCAGTACAACGTTATCAGTCGTGAAACCCTGCTCGACGCTCAGGCTAACCCTGAAAAACATAAGGGATTAGTTGTCCGCGTTGCAGGATACAGTGCATTCTTTACCGCACTGGACAAATCACTGCAGGATGACATTCTCGCCCGTACTGAACAGAACTTCTAG
- a CDS encoding GlcG/HbpS family heme-binding protein has translation MPVTAKKAQQMIMAAAEKADEIGVPMVIAVVDQGGNFVAQLRQDDALLVSVSLSWNKAYTAVAAKMSTETLGTVSQPGGPLYGIHTAENGRIVIFGGGFPIEEGGKIVGGIGVSGGSVEQDMACAKAGLAAYSS, from the coding sequence ATGCCAGTTACAGCAAAGAAAGCTCAACAAATGATCATGGCAGCGGCCGAAAAAGCAGACGAAATAGGCGTGCCCATGGTGATCGCGGTGGTAGATCAGGGTGGAAACTTTGTTGCACAGCTACGACAGGATGATGCTTTGCTGGTCAGCGTAAGCCTCTCTTGGAATAAAGCATACACTGCCGTAGCAGCGAAAATGTCAACCGAAACTCTAGGAACAGTGTCACAGCCAGGTGGACCGCTGTATGGCATTCACACCGCTGAAAACGGACGGATTGTAATTTTCGGCGGTGGATTTCCTATTGAAGAAGGTGGAAAAATAGTCGGTGGAATCGGAGTGAGCGGCGGCAGTGTTGAGCAGGACATGGCTTGCGCCAAAGCCGGTCTTGCAGCGTATAGTTCTTAA